From the Deltaproteobacteria bacterium genome, one window contains:
- a CDS encoding PAS domain-containing protein yields MDDAKPTISSDLRVFLDASPDAAAVFDEELQPVYANEAYRVLFLGTPAAPGRHRQQQTAAHELEGDLLVKHWPARQAQQLGTVVQVNEVRTTDAEDSLVFNVTAIPLRGIGVVELFRNVTDEARVHARYRNLLRKERVAKQALEWLVAERTKALESANEELKAAQAQLVHSEKMAGLGQLVAGIAHELNNPINFISANVDFLKEYFDTMTEFVRALETQVARYPDAARHVDEARRRLDVEYVAKDFGSLVKAIRSGAARGARIVADLKSFSRMGHDTWEDTDLTEGIRVSLVLLSPILRDRVTVHQSLEPCTVRCNSGHVNQVFMNVLTNAAQAIQGPGNIWITNRSEDDTIAYEISDDGPGIPPEVLPKIFDPFFTTKPVGQGTGLGLSICYRIIQDHRGTISVVPRPERGTTVRIVLPKKGKPT; encoded by the coding sequence CGGACGCAGCGGCCGTGTTCGACGAGGAGCTGCAGCCCGTCTACGCGAACGAGGCGTATCGTGTGCTCTTCCTCGGCACACCCGCAGCTCCCGGTCGCCACCGGCAGCAGCAGACCGCGGCGCACGAGCTCGAGGGAGACCTGCTGGTCAAGCACTGGCCGGCGCGGCAGGCCCAGCAGCTCGGTACCGTGGTGCAGGTGAACGAGGTGCGCACCACGGACGCCGAGGACTCGCTGGTCTTCAACGTCACGGCGATCCCTCTGCGGGGGATCGGCGTCGTGGAGCTCTTCCGCAACGTCACCGACGAGGCGCGGGTGCACGCCCGATACCGCAACCTGCTGCGGAAGGAACGCGTCGCGAAGCAGGCCCTCGAATGGCTCGTCGCCGAGCGGACCAAGGCCCTCGAGTCCGCGAACGAAGAGCTGAAGGCGGCCCAGGCGCAGCTCGTGCACAGCGAGAAGATGGCGGGGCTCGGTCAGCTGGTGGCGGGTATCGCCCACGAGCTCAATAACCCGATAAACTTCATCTCCGCGAATGTGGACTTCCTCAAGGAATACTTCGACACCATGACCGAGTTCGTACGCGCGCTCGAGACGCAGGTGGCGCGCTACCCCGACGCGGCCCGGCACGTGGACGAGGCTCGCCGGCGGCTCGACGTCGAGTACGTGGCCAAGGACTTCGGCTCCCTGGTCAAGGCGATCCGTAGCGGCGCGGCGCGCGGCGCGCGGATCGTGGCCGACCTGAAGAGCTTCTCGCGCATGGGCCACGATACCTGGGAGGACACGGACCTGACGGAGGGAATCCGGGTCTCGCTCGTCCTGCTCTCGCCCATCCTGCGCGACCGCGTAACTGTGCATCAGAGCCTCGAACCGTGTACCGTACGGTGCAACTCCGGCCACGTGAATCAGGTCTTCATGAACGTGCTGACGAACGCCGCCCAGGCCATCCAGGGGCCCGGCAACATCTGGATCACGAACCGGAGCGAGGACGACACCATCGCCTACGAGATCTCCGATGACGGGCCCGGTATTCCTCCCGAGGTCCTGCCGAAGATCTTCGACCCGTTCTTCACCACCAAGCCCGTGGGCCAGGGCACGGGCCTCGGCCTATCCATCTGCTACCGCATCATCCAGGACCATCGGGGCACCATCTCGGTCGTACCACGTCCGGAACGCGGCACCACGGTGCGCATCGTTCTGCCCAAGAAGGGGAAGCCAACATGA
- a CDS encoding response regulator — MNPENHARTRSVRRQLHLVGPAKVVRRIRMSLAMYPQLVTAAYATLEELREDQKRSHPDLVVAVLESTSWGGRLLAAEHPLSIPIVLAIPHSTPELLAFAQASGCYYVEGPRGLGPRVTSRVARALGLGPRKRPEHDLLGPIVLTEGSRKLEAVLQDAAPHALLVRGPELTATDEGKPATLHCLRAAGPLELHGTIDLADSGSKLQFALVRLDDASQALFAPVVWGWTQQAIARRAEEPGELSEQWVTLSRTARQSARVQLEGATARHYFRLAAAGAGKLRLKSSGNIPTLTSGKTITIDVQTRRGPVALTAQIVEEHVTPGESGKPETHELVVAPADTTPEARQSYDRLLRYLGIELKVSPRKEDLSRTYELVEAAADEVDQFITPEEFAQHHEIRLTDVTRTARRLGIGRRLHGRRVFRESDILDAMRHHISRVNDLRQRKLHFHVLAVDDDVENVEAIERILRKDYRVFTATSGEEALEIFKKETIEVIITDQRMPGMTGTDLLRKTLELNPNVIRIILSAYTDASALTDAINTAKAHHFLHKPIAREELLSKVQAAFAALRAQKHVRAIELGRSVTI, encoded by the coding sequence ATGAACCCAGAGAATCACGCGCGGACCCGCTCCGTACGTCGGCAGCTGCACCTCGTCGGGCCGGCGAAGGTCGTCCGCCGCATCCGAATGTCGCTCGCCATGTATCCGCAGCTCGTGACCGCGGCGTACGCGACGCTCGAGGAGCTGCGGGAGGATCAGAAGCGGTCCCATCCCGACCTCGTCGTGGCCGTGCTCGAGTCGACCTCCTGGGGCGGCCGCCTTCTCGCGGCGGAGCATCCCCTGAGCATTCCGATCGTGCTGGCCATTCCGCATTCGACGCCCGAGCTCCTGGCCTTCGCTCAGGCCTCCGGCTGCTACTACGTCGAAGGCCCCCGCGGCCTCGGGCCCCGCGTCACCTCGCGCGTCGCGCGCGCCCTCGGGCTCGGCCCTCGTAAGCGCCCCGAGCACGATCTGCTCGGCCCCATCGTGCTGACCGAAGGTTCGCGCAAGCTCGAGGCAGTGCTGCAAGACGCAGCGCCGCACGCGCTTCTCGTTCGCGGCCCCGAGCTCACGGCGACCGACGAAGGCAAGCCGGCCACGCTCCACTGCTTGCGCGCCGCGGGGCCGCTCGAGCTCCATGGCACCATCGACCTGGCGGACTCCGGCTCGAAGCTCCAGTTCGCGCTCGTCCGCCTCGACGACGCCAGCCAGGCGCTCTTCGCACCCGTCGTTTGGGGCTGGACCCAGCAGGCGATCGCCCGTCGGGCGGAGGAGCCCGGCGAGCTCTCCGAACAATGGGTCACGCTCAGCCGAACAGCGCGGCAATCCGCCCGCGTCCAGCTCGAAGGCGCGACGGCGCGGCACTACTTCCGGCTCGCCGCTGCGGGGGCCGGCAAGCTGCGCCTCAAGAGCTCGGGAAATATCCCCACGCTCACGAGCGGCAAGACCATCACCATCGACGTTCAGACCCGACGCGGACCCGTAGCGCTCACGGCGCAGATCGTCGAGGAGCACGTCACGCCGGGCGAGAGCGGAAAGCCCGAGACGCACGAGCTCGTCGTGGCGCCCGCTGACACCACGCCCGAAGCCCGACAGAGCTACGACCGGCTGTTGCGCTACCTCGGGATAGAGCTCAAGGTCTCCCCCCGCAAAGAGGACCTGTCGCGCACCTACGAGCTCGTCGAGGCCGCTGCGGACGAGGTCGATCAATTCATCACCCCCGAGGAGTTCGCGCAGCACCACGAGATCCGCCTTACCGACGTCACGCGCACCGCGCGACGCCTGGGCATCGGCCGTCGCCTCCACGGCCGACGCGTCTTCCGCGAGAGCGACATCCTGGACGCGATGCGACACCACATCAGCCGCGTCAACGACCTGCGGCAGCGGAAGCTCCACTTCCACGTCCTCGCCGTGGACGACGATGTGGAGAACGTGGAGGCCATCGAACGGATCCTCCGCAAGGACTACCGAGTCTTCACCGCCACGAGCGGCGAGGAAGCGCTCGAGATCTTCAAGAAGGAGACGATCGAGGTCATCATCACGGATCAACGCATGCCGGGCATGACGGGCACCGACCTGCTGCGCAAGACCCTCGAGCTCAACCCCAACGTAATTCGCATCATCCTCAGCGCCTATACCGACGCGTCGGCGCTCACCGACGCCATCAACACGGCCAAAGCCCACCATTTCCTCCACAAGCCCATCGCCCGCGAGGAGCTCCTGAGCAAGGTTCAGGCTGCCTTCGCCGCATTGCGCGCGCAGAAACACGTTCGTGCGATCGAACTCGGACGGAGTGTCACCATTTGA
- a CDS encoding TolC family protein translates to MKPALLATLAALLLPAASRANPPAAPSTPVRLSLRHCVQEGVKNHPSLAAAKEEVLMAEGSILGYDAPFDPVVSVSTSFAGVRGPQESLGLVQASFFNTWSLDSALSGKLRLGSTYSVGLGMKRTGVDFDYAAFNPKWESYLQASFSQPLLKGLGRRANLALQVGARHRRDAALHRLATIVQGHVERIAQAYWNLALALRLKEIAEELVQRAKDQHSLTMVLFKGGRVSQPELIQARAAIVRREEDLALHDRRVLDAETDLLRLVIPGPKSGWDLEADYRPAEALEAPRLNVDLEQSLARALEKRPEIAEAQASIRSRKALLDQRKNALLPSLELQTQVRVFGLAGAKNSRFPEAATGLTWNVPDAYQGNIAHALAGMFRGNVDFKVGLLFALPLGNSAAKSDLLVTQREIARLEQELRVAKVAITAEVRRAVKSYRSDAARLEVARTSVSTAQENLAAEQKKFRGGISTNFDVLRAQDEYAQARRREAESLAALNVAAIQYQRAISTLLDGFGLRLEGAR, encoded by the coding sequence ATGAAGCCAGCCCTCCTCGCCACGCTCGCCGCCCTCCTGCTCCCCGCGGCAAGCCGTGCTAACCCGCCCGCCGCTCCGTCCACACCCGTCCGGCTCTCGCTGCGGCATTGCGTGCAGGAGGGCGTGAAGAACCACCCCTCGCTCGCCGCGGCCAAGGAGGAGGTGCTCATGGCGGAGGGGAGCATCCTCGGCTACGACGCGCCCTTCGACCCGGTGGTGTCGGTGTCGACCAGCTTCGCCGGGGTCCGCGGGCCCCAGGAGTCGCTCGGGCTGGTCCAGGCGAGCTTCTTCAACACCTGGTCCCTCGACTCCGCACTGAGCGGAAAGCTGCGGTTGGGCAGCACCTACTCCGTCGGCCTCGGGATGAAGCGCACGGGGGTCGACTTCGACTACGCCGCGTTCAACCCGAAGTGGGAGTCCTACCTGCAGGCCTCCTTCTCGCAGCCCCTGCTGAAGGGGCTGGGTAGGCGAGCCAACCTGGCCCTGCAGGTCGGGGCGCGGCACCGACGGGACGCGGCGCTGCACCGCCTGGCCACCATCGTTCAAGGCCACGTGGAGCGGATTGCCCAGGCCTACTGGAACCTGGCGCTCGCGCTTCGGCTCAAGGAGATCGCCGAAGAGCTGGTGCAGCGCGCCAAAGACCAGCACAGCCTGACGATGGTCCTCTTCAAGGGGGGGCGAGTGTCGCAGCCCGAGCTCATCCAGGCTCGCGCCGCGATCGTGCGCCGCGAGGAGGACCTGGCGCTTCACGACCGGCGGGTGCTCGACGCCGAGACGGACCTGTTGCGGCTCGTCATCCCGGGGCCGAAGAGCGGCTGGGACCTCGAGGCCGACTATCGCCCCGCCGAGGCGCTGGAGGCCCCGCGCCTCAACGTCGACCTCGAGCAGTCCCTCGCCCGCGCCCTCGAGAAACGACCAGAGATCGCGGAGGCGCAGGCGAGCATCCGCAGCCGGAAAGCGCTGCTCGACCAGCGCAAGAACGCCCTATTGCCCAGCCTCGAGCTGCAGACGCAGGTGCGCGTCTTCGGCCTCGCCGGCGCGAAGAACAGCCGCTTTCCCGAGGCCGCGACGGGGCTCACCTGGAACGTCCCCGACGCCTACCAGGGGAACATCGCGCACGCCCTGGCCGGCATGTTTCGCGGCAACGTCGACTTCAAGGTCGGCCTTCTCTTCGCCCTTCCGCTCGGGAACTCGGCGGCGAAGTCTGACCTGCTCGTCACGCAGCGGGAGATCGCTCGTCTGGAGCAGGAGCTTCGCGTGGCGAAGGTGGCGATCACCGCCGAGGTGCGCCGCGCCGTGAAGAGCTACCGCTCCGACGCCGCACGGCTCGAGGTCGCCCGCACCTCCGTCTCCACCGCGCAGGAAAACCTCGCGGCTGAGCAGAAGAAGTTCCGAGGCGGTATCTCCACCAACTTCGACGTGCTTCGCGCCCAGGACGAATATGCCCAGGCCCGGCGGCGAGAAGCCGAATCCCTCGCCGCGCTGAACGTAGCCGCGATCCAGTACCAGCGGGCGATCAGCACCCTCCTCGATGGCTTCGGCCTCCGGCTGGAGGGTGCCCGCTAG
- a CDS encoding insulinase family protein, translating to MSRRRISASRADICPLDAVEATLPNGLHIIVVPIGQPGLVVIETAVQVGPRDDLEPGRSGFAHFTEHLVWKGSRRYSGEIDSQILMKAGARRIALTTPDCTRYGLICTKADLEALLEVEGDRVMHPWCTEDAFVAEAATVLAELKRDAADPISAFSRANVENAFEHHPYRYQVLGRQADVEGFPALYAYAAEYHRRHYRPERTTLLVVGDVNPDLVIAGAERHWGSWEPGTEPRPTPFEPRHTAPAVAQASWPTEIPTLFGVGFRGPAFDASTRDAEALDALLDLAFGEGSDLERRLMRQQQLVDVLSPVSRISLDPDVQLIMGRMSAESTPESTGEAIDAVLETVAALRRGQISESRLARWKSRNQARFVHVMDNAVSICTAIGDFLHVGRSFSGLNEHYRRRELLTPEDLHDVAGRYFTDENLVCTVMSHEEQPAALEAARRGVNSRVGHKVVLSLAAKTVHLKSELPLVRFKLAFDAGSAYDPPGKAGLATLTAGMLASAGSRELSSDEIGRTLHGIAGYFVPNVDRELSTLTGVVHRDHADELADVALRQLLEPGMREEDFELLREAQKAALLYDLRDGQDEGLALERLQCNVFAGTPYGHPSLGTLAGLDSLTLEDVQGFASSFYTRRNLTVGLAGNYAPAFEERLLRELEELPDGERPSPPMVEVERPRGLRVEILEKESEVVAIALGLPMPVLRAHPDFAALAVARAVLGDHRTSFGRLFRLLRTARGLTYGAYAYTESIAGSDLQSAYSSASANTVRRTQLFQILIRPVRRDSAVFALKAALHELERLIDGGVSAEELDTFRTYLSRSVHQLRLGQDDQLGSAIDDRWFGLEDHVRDLLSRLERLTPDAVNEAIRRHLSATQLDVVMTAGNAEGLKQELLAPGVSGASYDAPRSAEVAAEDRIIGARILHLTEDQVRITHVEEVFAA from the coding sequence ATGAGTCGACGTCGGATCAGTGCGTCCCGGGCCGATATCTGCCCTCTGGACGCGGTCGAGGCCACCCTGCCGAACGGTCTCCACATCATCGTGGTGCCCATCGGCCAGCCGGGCCTGGTGGTCATCGAAACCGCGGTCCAGGTCGGCCCGCGGGACGACCTCGAGCCGGGGAGGTCGGGTTTCGCCCATTTCACGGAACACCTGGTGTGGAAGGGCAGCCGCCGCTACTCGGGAGAGATCGACAGTCAGATCCTCATGAAGGCCGGGGCGCGAAGGATCGCGCTCACCACCCCCGACTGCACTCGCTACGGGCTCATCTGCACGAAGGCCGACCTCGAGGCGCTGCTCGAGGTCGAAGGCGATCGGGTCATGCACCCCTGGTGCACCGAAGATGCCTTCGTCGCGGAGGCCGCGACCGTGCTCGCCGAGCTCAAGCGCGATGCCGCGGACCCCATCTCCGCGTTCTCCCGCGCGAACGTCGAGAACGCCTTCGAGCACCACCCCTACCGATACCAAGTGCTGGGACGGCAAGCGGACGTTGAGGGCTTTCCGGCTCTCTACGCGTACGCGGCAGAGTATCACCGGCGCCACTACCGGCCGGAACGGACGACGCTTCTCGTGGTCGGCGACGTGAACCCCGACCTGGTCATCGCTGGCGCAGAGCGCCATTGGGGGAGCTGGGAGCCGGGTACCGAACCGCGCCCCACGCCCTTCGAGCCACGCCACACCGCTCCGGCCGTCGCGCAGGCCTCGTGGCCCACCGAGATCCCGACCCTCTTCGGTGTGGGGTTCCGGGGACCGGCCTTCGACGCGTCGACGCGGGATGCCGAGGCGCTCGACGCGCTGCTCGACCTGGCCTTCGGAGAGGGGTCCGACCTCGAGCGGCGCCTGATGAGACAGCAGCAGCTCGTGGACGTCCTTTCGCCCGTGAGCCGCATATCGCTGGATCCGGACGTGCAGCTGATCATGGGCCGGATGTCGGCGGAGTCCACGCCGGAGAGCACGGGCGAGGCCATCGATGCGGTCCTCGAAACCGTCGCGGCGCTCCGGCGAGGGCAGATCTCCGAGTCGCGCCTCGCCCGATGGAAGTCTCGGAACCAAGCCCGCTTCGTGCACGTCATGGACAACGCGGTCTCCATCTGCACGGCGATCGGCGATTTCCTGCACGTCGGGCGCTCCTTCTCCGGCCTGAACGAGCACTATCGTCGCCGGGAGCTCCTCACGCCCGAGGACCTCCACGACGTCGCCGGGCGGTATTTCACCGATGAGAACCTCGTCTGCACCGTCATGTCTCACGAGGAGCAGCCGGCCGCGCTGGAGGCCGCACGCCGAGGCGTGAACAGCCGGGTGGGCCACAAGGTCGTCCTCTCCCTGGCCGCGAAGACCGTCCACCTGAAGTCAGAGCTGCCGCTGGTCCGTTTCAAGTTGGCCTTCGACGCCGGCTCGGCCTACGACCCACCGGGGAAAGCCGGCCTGGCCACGCTGACCGCCGGTATGCTCGCCTCCGCCGGGAGCCGGGAGCTGAGCTCGGACGAAATCGGCCGGACGCTCCACGGCATCGCCGGGTACTTCGTCCCCAACGTCGACCGCGAGCTCTCCACCCTCACCGGTGTGGTCCATCGCGACCACGCCGACGAGCTCGCCGATGTCGCTCTACGGCAGCTCCTCGAGCCCGGCATGCGGGAGGAGGATTTCGAGCTGCTGCGGGAGGCGCAGAAGGCGGCCCTGCTCTACGACCTGCGAGACGGGCAGGACGAGGGGCTCGCCCTCGAGCGACTCCAGTGCAACGTCTTCGCCGGGACCCCCTACGGCCACCCCTCTCTCGGGACGCTCGCGGGCCTGGACTCACTGACCCTGGAGGACGTGCAAGGCTTCGCCTCCTCCTTCTACACGCGCCGGAATCTCACGGTGGGCCTCGCCGGAAACTACGCCCCGGCGTTCGAGGAGCGCCTGCTCCGGGAACTCGAGGAACTTCCCGACGGAGAGCGCCCGTCCCCCCCCATGGTCGAGGTGGAGCGGCCCCGCGGCCTGCGCGTCGAGATCCTGGAGAAGGAGAGCGAGGTCGTCGCCATCGCCCTCGGCCTGCCCATGCCCGTTCTCCGAGCGCACCCCGACTTCGCCGCCCTGGCGGTGGCGCGTGCGGTGCTCGGGGACCATCGAACCTCTTTCGGGCGCCTCTTTCGCCTCCTGCGCACCGCGCGCGGCCTGACCTACGGCGCCTATGCGTATACCGAGTCGATCGCGGGCTCGGACCTGCAATCGGCCTATTCGAGCGCGTCCGCCAACACCGTTCGCCGAACGCAGCTCTTCCAGATCCTCATCCGTCCCGTCCGTCGAGACTCGGCCGTCTTTGCGCTAAAGGCCGCCCTCCACGAGCTGGAGCGCCTCATAGATGGCGGGGTATCCGCGGAGGAGCTCGACACCTTTCGCACCTACCTGTCGCGGAGCGTGCACCAGCTACGCCTCGGCCAGGACGACCAGCTCGGCTCGGCCATCGACGATCGCTGGTTCGGCCTCGAGGACCATGTGCGAGACCTGCTCTCTCGCCTGGAGCGGCTCACCCCGGACGCCGTCAACGAGGCCATTCGGCGGCATCTGTCTGCCACCCAGCTCGACGTGGTCATGACCGCCGGCAACGCGGAGGGATTGAAGCAGGAGCTCCTCGCGCCGGGGGTTTCCGGCGCCTCCTACGATGCTCCCCGCTCCGCAGAGGTCGCCGCCGAGGATCGGATCATCGGCGCCCGGATCCTTCACCTCACGGAGGATCAGGTGCGGATCACGCACGTCGAGGAGGTCTTCGCGGCGTGA
- a CDS encoding radical SAM protein, protein MQNTYATGDGVGAITNSHTTERTDALIIWPPFLANVMRQPYSAAHWLASDLIGQGLSAEVWDVNRAAFARMLDRDFLQAEYASLEARRSALEAQSSLSPDGVRDYNSLVSNLAWLRLILDNYEECVGRHPRDELLYQENVPAVGLLNQFAQEFLFASADQYTEVTAIMRSVDEIRDLLRRPDVVRYREFLRPMIREMIATRRPRLVGLSFSFQQQALSCLVLAHEIAAIDPTIHVTIGGQIVSYLRRDEALHLLSEDVGFHSVVYYIGEDALVAMVRALHDGKPPPELPNVWYRGAPKEGPERPHYNPPPPRQHLGRYRVPDAFLAEIPRAVRDVAWLPVLQAIGCYWGRCTFCDTRTQNGTNALYAPRAEKDILADIDFYYELGFRRFYIVTDSLPPKPALTLAKAILARGIDIKWTSFFKIDRRWDVETLSALAQAGYQMPMVGMEHANDRVLKLIDKGYDRAGIVSFFDLLRQANFPPASILTILNLPTSTREENLEVVAFVEEHADRVRRFSYSPFEVVRNTPMARNPPAFGFRVADDADPTALGPPRNTIVLHRYHDEAGMTAEETLEVQHAFAALIDRIVKKKRYGGQGALLLDEAALPRFDGYRFGFSPTSHLATDVVRFGPDGQRADETDYLLLATLSASADTKEIPTGTYTLLQAFGGQELSVSELTAGLRDTLGYEASEEEVTELVRMLAGEGYLSYVRSPDGVLHPRENR, encoded by the coding sequence ATGCAAAACACCTATGCCACGGGCGACGGAGTCGGCGCGATCACGAACTCTCACACCACGGAACGTACGGACGCCCTCATCATCTGGCCTCCCTTCCTGGCCAACGTCATGCGACAACCGTACTCTGCGGCGCACTGGCTCGCCTCGGATCTCATCGGGCAGGGTCTCTCGGCCGAGGTGTGGGACGTGAATCGGGCGGCCTTCGCCCGCATGCTCGATCGGGACTTCCTGCAAGCGGAGTATGCCTCGCTCGAGGCGCGCCGCTCGGCGCTCGAGGCGCAGAGCTCGCTCAGCCCGGACGGCGTTCGCGACTACAACTCGCTGGTCTCGAACCTTGCCTGGCTACGCCTAATACTCGACAACTACGAGGAGTGCGTCGGGCGGCATCCCCGTGACGAGCTCCTGTACCAGGAAAACGTGCCCGCCGTCGGGCTTCTCAACCAGTTCGCGCAGGAATTCCTCTTCGCCTCGGCTGACCAGTACACCGAGGTCACCGCCATCATGCGCAGCGTCGACGAGATCCGGGACCTCCTCCGCCGTCCCGACGTCGTGCGTTACCGCGAATTCCTGCGGCCGATGATCCGGGAGATGATCGCGACGCGCCGGCCGCGACTCGTGGGGCTCTCGTTCTCCTTCCAGCAGCAGGCCCTCTCGTGCCTCGTGCTGGCCCACGAGATCGCCGCCATCGACCCCACGATCCACGTCACGATCGGTGGGCAGATCGTGAGCTACCTCCGCCGCGACGAGGCGCTGCACCTCCTTTCCGAGGACGTGGGGTTCCATTCGGTCGTCTATTACATCGGGGAAGACGCCTTGGTGGCCATGGTTCGTGCGCTCCACGACGGCAAGCCGCCCCCCGAGCTCCCGAACGTCTGGTACCGGGGTGCCCCGAAGGAGGGCCCCGAACGCCCCCACTACAATCCGCCGCCACCCCGCCAGCACCTCGGGCGCTATCGTGTCCCGGACGCGTTTCTGGCGGAGATTCCTCGCGCGGTGCGCGACGTCGCCTGGCTACCCGTGTTGCAGGCGATCGGCTGCTACTGGGGGCGCTGCACCTTCTGCGACACGCGCACGCAAAACGGCACGAATGCCCTCTACGCGCCTCGCGCAGAGAAGGACATCCTGGCCGACATCGACTTCTATTACGAGCTAGGCTTCCGGCGCTTCTACATCGTCACCGACTCGCTCCCGCCGAAGCCCGCCCTCACCCTGGCGAAGGCCATTCTCGCGCGCGGGATAGACATCAAGTGGACGAGCTTCTTCAAGATCGATCGCCGCTGGGACGTCGAGACGCTGAGCGCCCTGGCCCAGGCGGGCTACCAGATGCCCATGGTGGGCATGGAGCACGCGAACGACCGGGTGCTGAAGCTGATCGACAAAGGCTACGACCGCGCAGGGATCGTGAGCTTCTTCGACCTGCTGCGCCAGGCGAATTTCCCCCCGGCCTCGATCTTGACCATCCTCAACCTCCCTACCTCCACGCGGGAGGAGAACCTCGAGGTCGTGGCCTTCGTCGAGGAACACGCCGATCGCGTGCGTCGCTTCTCCTATTCTCCTTTCGAGGTGGTTCGCAACACCCCCATGGCGCGTAACCCACCCGCCTTCGGCTTCCGGGTGGCCGACGATGCGGACCCGACGGCGCTCGGCCCGCCGCGCAATACGATCGTCCTCCACCGCTACCACGATGAGGCGGGGATGACGGCCGAGGAGACCCTCGAGGTGCAGCACGCCTTCGCGGCGCTCATCGATCGAATCGTGAAGAAGAAGCGCTACGGTGGCCAGGGCGCGCTCCTGCTCGACGAGGCAGCGCTCCCTCGCTTCGACGGCTATCGCTTCGGTTTCTCACCCACCTCGCACCTGGCCACGGACGTCGTGCGCTTCGGCCCGGACGGGCAGCGGGCCGACGAGACAGATTACCTCCTGCTCGCCACGCTCTCCGCCTCCGCCGACACCAAGGAGATCCCGACCGGGACCTACACGCTCCTCCAAGCCTTCGGGGGACAGGAGCTCAGCGTGTCCGAGCTGACAGCGGGCCTCCGCGACACACTCGGCTACGAAGCCTCCGAGGAGGAGGTGACGGAGCTGGTGCGCATGCTGGCCGGCGAGGGCTACCTGTCCTACGTGCGATCGCCGGACGGCGTGCTGCACCCTCGAGAGAATAGATAA